The Brassica napus cultivar Da-Ae chromosome C7, Da-Ae, whole genome shotgun sequence genome has a segment encoding these proteins:
- the LOC106411029 gene encoding probable methyltransferase TCM_000336 has translation MDKRDLEREFHMTGGVGKTSYARNSSLQKKASDEAKHITLETLQQLYKETKPKSLVIADLGCSSGPNTLSTIRDIIKAVISAHRREIPSQLLPELNFFLNDLPGNDFNSIFKTLPDFHLELKRDTSDDESPSVFIAAYPGSFYGRLFPEKTVHFIYASYSLHWLSKVPPTLYDDQGKSINKGCVNICSSSPEAVSNAYYSQFKEDFSIFLQFRSKEVVTGGRMVLIVLGREGPDHVDRGNSFFWELLARSLADLVAQGETEEEKLDSYEMHFYAPSAAEIEDEVNKEGSFELVKLEMLEVDKEKGNEDGISYGKAAAKTVRAVQESMLSLHFGEEILDKLFDTYGRMVGEELAKEDIRPITFVVVLRRKL, from the exons ATGGATAAGAGGGATCTAGAAAGAGAGTTTCACATGACAGGAGGAGTTGGGAAAACTAGTTATGCAAGAAACTCTTCCTTACAG AAGAAAGCATCTGATGAGGCCAAACACATCACACTAGAGACACTGCAACAGCTCTACAAAGAGACAAAACCCAAGAGTTTAGTAATAGCTGACCTGGGATGTTCTTCAGGACCAAACACTCTCTCCACCATTAGAGACATCATCAAAGCCGTCATATCTGCTCACCGCCGCGAGATCCCAAGCCAGCTCTTACCAGAACTCAACTTCTTCCTTAACGATCTCCCAGGGAATGACTTCAACTCCATATTCAAGACCTTGCCTGACTTTCACTTAGAGCTCAAGAGAGATACCAGCGATGACGAATCCCCTTCAGTTTTCATTGCAGCCTACCCTGGATCATTCTATGGAAGGCTCTTCCCTGAAAAGACCGTCCACTTTATTTATGCCTCTTACAGCTTACACTGGCTCTCCAAG GTTCCTCCAACTTTGTATGATGATCAAGGCAAGTCCATAAACAAAGGCTGTGTTAACATCTGCTCCTCGAGCCCTGAAGCTGTTTCCAACGCTTACTACAGTCAATTTAAGGAAGATTTCTCCATCTTCCTCCAGTTTAGATCAAAAGAGGTGGTTACTGGAGGTCGAATGGTGCTCATAGTACTTGGAAGAGAAGGTCCAGATCATGTTGATAGAGGAAACTCTTTCTTCTGGGAACTTCTCGCAAGATCCTTAGCAGATCTTGTTGCAcag GGAGAAACTGAGGAAGAGAAGCTCGATTCTTACGAGATGCACTTTTACGCTCCGAGTGCTGCTGAGATAGAAGATGAAGTGAACAAAGAAGGGTCTTTTGAATTAGTGAAGTTAGAGATGTTGGAAGTGGACAAGGAGAAAGGCAACGAGGATGGTATCAGTTACGGTAAGGCGGCTGCGAAGACGGTAAGAGCGGTTCAAGAGTCAATGCTTTCACTACACTTCGGGGAAGAGATTCTTGACAAGCTGTTTGATACATATGGTAGAATGGTTGGCGAGGAGTTGGCTAAGGAAGACATAAGACCCATCACATTTGTTGTTGTCCTAAGAAGGAAGCTCTGA
- the LOC106408608 gene encoding transcription factor BEE 2-like has product MDYISPQTYNSTLSFSLSLALNPIRKDKSSKFLNLLSMDLTGLKWLQQHQQMVSPEFLQILGSDGREELRRVESYLGNNIYDTIDGCISRTSSFQMEPVKNNEDNRVIALRNKRKPEGKTEKREKKKKIKAEDETESSMKGNSNMSNTETSSEFLKQDYIHVRARRGEATDRHSLAERARREKISKKMKCLRDIVPGCNKVTGKAGMLDEIINYVQSLQQQVEFLSMKLSFVNPELEFHINELSSMMVDSRSFPLHQQGSLDYSVINSNQTTSLNALKIETSSNWDVHSQCLYNNLRTDSVSSFFSLK; this is encoded by the exons ATGGATTACATTTCTCCCCAGACATACAActcaactctctctttctctctctctttagctTTAAACCCCATAAGAAAAGATAAGAGCTCTAAGTTTCTTAACCTTCTCTCCATGGACTTGACTGGACTTAAATGGCTGCAACAACACCAACAAATGGTTTCACCTGAGTTTCTTCAGATACTTGGCTCAGATGGGAGAGAGGAGCTCAGAAGGGTTGAGAGTTACTTGGGAAACAATATTTATGATACTATTGATGGATGCATCTCCAGGACAAGTAGCTTCCAAATGGAACCAGTGAAGAACAATGAAGATAACAGAGTCATTGCCTTGCGGAACAAGAGAAAACCAGAG GGTAAGacagaaaagagagagaagaaaaagaagatcaaAGCAGAGGATGAAACAGAGTCAAGCATGAAAGGAAACTCAAACATGAGCAACACGGAGACATCCTCAGAGTTTCTGAAACAAGATTACATCCATGTGAGAGCTAGAAGAGGTGAAGCCACTGACAGACATAGCTTAGCAGAAAGG GCAAGGAGAGAAAAGATAAGCAAGAAGATGAAATGTCTTCGAGACATTGTTCCTGGATGCAACAAAGTTACTGGTAAAGCCGGTATGCTTGATGAGATCATCAACTACGTCCAATCTCTGCAGCAACAAGTGGAGTTCTTGTCCATGAAACTCTCTTTCGTAAATCCAGAACTTGAGTTTCATATCAATGAATTATCATCCATGATGGTGGATTCAAGGTCTTTTCCATTACACCAACAAGGCTCTCTAGATTACTCAGTCATAAACTCAAACCAAACCACATCTCTCAACGCTCTT AAAATAGAGACATCTTCAAACTGGGATGTTCACTCACAGTGTCTTTACAACAACTTGAGAACTGATTCAGTTTCCAGTTTCTTCAGCCTCAAGTAA
- the LOC106407005 gene encoding transcription factor BEE 2-like isoform X2, producing MDLTGLKWLQQQQQMVSPEFLHILGSDGREELRRVESYLGNNIYDTIDGCISRTSSFQMEPVKNNEDNRVIALRNKRKPEGKTEKREKKKKIKAEDETESSMKGNSNMSNTETSSEFLKQDYIHVRARRGEATDRHSLAERARREKISKKMKCLRDIVPGCNKVTGKAGMLDEIINYVQSLQQQVEFLSMKLSFVNPELEFHINELSSMMVDSRSFPLHQQGSLDYSVINSNQTTSLNALKIETSSNWDVHSQCLYNNLRTDSVSSFFSLK from the exons ATGGACTTGACTGGACTTAAATggctgcaacaacaacaacaaatggTTTCACCTGAGTTTCTTCACATACTTGGCTCAGATGGGAGAGAAGAGCTCAGAAGGGTTGAGAGTTACTTGGGAAACAATATTTATGATACTATTGATGGATGCATCTCCAGGACAAGTAGCTTCCAAATGGAACCAGTGAAGAACAATGAAGATAACAGAGTCATTGCCTTGCGGAACAAGAGAAAACCAGAG GGTAAGacagaaaagagagagaagaaaaagaagatcaaAGCAGAGGATGAAACAGAGTCAAGCATGAAAGGAAACTCAAACATGAGCAACACGGAGACATCCTCAGAGTTTCTGAAACAAGATTACATCCATGTGAGAGCTAGAAGAGGTGAAGCCACTGACAGACATAGCTTAGCAGAAAGG GCAAGGAGAGAAAAGATAAGCAAGAAGATGAAATGTCTTCGAGACATTGTTCCTGGATGCAACAAAGTTACTGGTAAAGCCGGTATGCTTGATGAGATCATCAACTACGTCCAATCTCTGCAGCAACAAGTGGAGTTCTTGTCCATGAAACTCTCTTTCGTAAATCCAGAACTTGAGTTTCATATCAATGAATTATCATCCATGATGGTGGATTCAAGGTCTTTTCCATTACACCAACAAGGCTCTCTAGATTACTCAGTCATAAACTCAAACCAAACCACATCTCTCAACGCTCTT AAAATAGAGACATCTTCAAACTGGGATGTTCACTCACAGTGTCTTTACAACAACTTGAGAACTGATTCAGTTTCCAGTTTCTTCAGCCTCAAGTAA
- the LOC106411026 gene encoding long chain base biosynthesis protein 1, with protein MDTNLVEMFRAGLNWVTMALDAPSARVVLFGVRIQWHIFVEVLLGFVIVILLSQKSYKPPKRPLTEQEIDELCDEWVPEPLIPPITEDMRHEPPVLESAAGPHTTVNGKDVVNFASANYLGLIGHEKLLESCTSALEKYGVGSCGPRGFYGTIDVHLDCETRISKFLSTPDTILYSYGLSTMFSTIPCFCKKGDIIVADEGVHWGIQNGLQLSRSTIVYFKHNDMDSLRSTLEKIMTKNKRSKNLRRYIVAEAVYQNSGQIAPLDEIVKLKEKYKFRVILDESNSFGVLGRSGRGLAEHHGVPIEKIDVVTAAMGHALATEGGFCTGNARIIDYQRLSSSGYVFSASLPPYLASAAITAIDVIDQNPELLVKMKQHIALLWKGLKDIKGMSLASDPESPIVFLKLENSSGSTKEDLLLLEKMADRALKEDSLLVVSSKKSFLDKCRLPVGIKLLVSAGHSESDLVKVSESLKRLASELLL; from the exons ATGGATACGAATCTGGTGGAAATGTTCAGGGCCGGTTTGAACTGGGTGACAATGGCTCTGGATGCTCCTTCGGCTAGAGTTGTCTTGTTCGGTGTCCGAATCCAAT GGCACATCTTTGTGGAAGTTTTGTTGGGTTTTGTCATTGTCATCCTCCTCTCTCAAAAGAGTTACAAACCTCCCAAGAGACCGTTAACTGAGCAG GAAATAGATGAGCTGTGTGATGAATGGGTTCCTGAGCCTCTTATACCTCCAATTACAGAAGACATGAGGCATGAGCCACCAGTTCTTGaaag TGCTGCTGGCCCGCATACAACGGTTAATGGAAAAGACGTGGTGAATTTTGCGTCTGCTAATTATCTTGGACTCATTGGACACGAGAAGTTGCTG GAATCATGCACTTCTGCGTTGGAGAAATATGGCGTTGGTTCTTGTGGTCCTCGTGGTTTCTATGGTACTATTG ATGTTCATCTTGATTGCGAAACCAGAATATCAAAGTTTTTGAGTACTCCTGATACAATCCTTTATTCATATGGACTTTCCACGATGTTCAGCACCATTCCTTGTTTCTGTAAAAAAGGCGATATCATTGTTGC CGACGAGGGTGTTCACTGGGGGATACAAAATGGGCTCCAGCTTTCAAGAAGTACAATCGTGTACTTCAAGCACAATGACATGGACTCTCTCCGTAGTACCCTCGAGAAGATCATGACAAAGAACAAGCGCTCTAAGAACTTGAGGCGTTACATTGTAGCTGAAGCTGTATATCAG AACTCTGGCCAAATCGCACCTCTAGATGAGATAGTGAAACTGAAAGAGAAGTATAAATTTCGTGTTATATTGGATGAAAGCAACTCTTTCggcgtgcttggccgttccggGAGAGGTCTTGCAGAGCATCACGGTGTCCCT ATTGAGAAGATAGATGTTGTGACTGCTGCAATGGGCCACGCACTAGCCACAGAGGGTGGATTCTGCACCGGGAACGCCCGCATCATCGATTACCAGAGACTCAGCAGTTCAGGATATGTGTTCTCTGCCTCTTTGCCACCGTACCTTGCGAGCGCTGCTATCACAGCCATCGACGTCATTGATCAAAACCCTGAGTTGTTAGTCAAGATGAAGCAGCACATTGCTCTGTTATGGAAAGGTTTGAAAGACATCAAGGGGATGTCGCTAGCAAGCGACCCTGAGTCGCCTATTGTCTTCTTGAAGTTAGAGAATTCGAGTGGTTCAACTAAAGAGGACTTGCTTCTACTCGAGAAAATGGCTGATCGT GCTCTGAAGGAAGACTCATTGTTGGTTGTGAGCTCTAAGAAGTCGTTTCTTGATAAGTGCCGGTTACCTGTGGGTATCAAACTCTTGGTCTCAGCGGGACATTCAGAGTCTGATCTTGTTAAAGTATCTGAGTCTCTGAAGAGACTCGCTTCAGAGCTTCTACTCTAA
- the LOC106411030 gene encoding uncharacterized protein LOC106411030: MQMLRSFSTRTRSRRGGYERVIDDSTFSLLGAKLRRSTSVPYYAPSIKLGAGGVPTILEELPRQKSKKVKPTSKFSHPIFSFLYGKKKKSTTRKPEFSRYLEYLKEGGMWDARTNTPVIYFK, encoded by the coding sequence atgCAAATGCTAAGAAGCTTTAGCACGAGGACAAGAAGCCGTCGTGGAGGGTACGAGCGAGTAATTGACGACTCAACTTTCAGTTTACTCGGAGCAAAGCTAAGAAGATCGACGAGTGTTCCTTACTACGCTCCATCTATAAAGCTTGGTGCTGGTGGTGTTCCGACCATTCTTGAGGAGCTTCCTCGTCAGAAATCCAAGAAAGTCAAACCAACAAGCAAGTTTAGCCACCCGATCTTTAGTTTTTTATatggaaagaagaagaagtctacAACTAGGAAGCCTGAGTTTTCTAGGTATCTTGAGTATTTGAAGGAAGGTGGTATGTGGGATGCGAGAACTAACACGCCTGTTATTTATTTCAAGTAG
- the LOC106409336 gene encoding peroxidase 49 has protein sequence MARLSSFLLVISLLCFLPLCLCHKSYGGKLSPGYYAHTCPQAGEIVRSVVAKAVARETRMAASLIRLHFHDCFVQGCDGSLLLDSRGRITSEKNSNPNRKSARGFDVVDQIKAQLEKECPGTVSCADALTLAARDSSVLTGGPSWMVPLGRRDSRSASLSGSNNNIPAPNNTFQTILTKFKRQGLDVTDLVALSGSHTIGFSRCTSFRQRLYNQSGNGRPDMTLEQSFAANLRQRCPRSGGDQILSVLDKVSPAKFDNSYFKNLMENMGLLNSDQVLFSSNDKSRELVKKYAEDQGEFFKQFAESMIKMGNISPLTGSSGEIRKSCRKINS, from the exons ATGGCAAGACTCAGTAGCTTTCTCCTTGTTATTTCTCTCCTTTGCTTTCTCCCTCTCTGTCTCTGTCACAAGAGCTATGGAGGCAAACTCTCCCCAGGTTATTATGCACATACATGCCCTCAAGCTGGGGAGATAGTGAGATCAGTTGTAGCTAAAGCTGTTGCTAGAGAGACTCGTATGGCTGCTTCCTTGATCAGACTTCATTTCCACGACTGCTTTGTTCAG GGTTGTGATGGCTCTTTGCTTCTAGACAGCAGAGGGAGGATAACGAGTGAGAAAAACTCAAACCCTAACAGAAAATCAGCTCGTGGATTTGATGTTGTCGACCAGATCAAAGCTCAACTTGAGAAAGAATGTCCTGGAACTGTCTCTTGCGCTGATGCTCTCACCCTAGCCGCTAGAGACTCCTCTGTTCTT ACTGGTGGACCAAGCTGGATGGTTCCATTGGGAAGAAGAGATTCAAGAAGTGCAAGCTTGAGTGGTTCGAACAACAACATCCCTGCACCAAACAACACTTTCCAGACAATTCTCACAAAGTTTAAACGTCAAGGACTTGATGTCACTGACCTTGTTGCTCTCTCCG GGAGTCACACCATTGGATTCTCGAGATGCACGAGTTTCAGACAGAGGCTATACAACCAGTCTGGAAACGGTCGTCCAGACATGACACTGGAACAATCCTTCGCTGCTAACTTGCGCCAAAGGTGTCCAAGATCCGGAGGAGACCAGATTCTCTCGGTGCTGGACAAGGTCAGCCCGGCGAAGTTCGACAACAGCTACTTCAAGAACTTGATGGAGAACATGGGTTTGTTGAACTCGGACCAGGTTCTGTTCAGCAGCAACGATAAGTCTAGAGAGCTTGTAAAGAAGTACGCAGAGGATCAAGGAGAGTTTTTCAAGCAGTTTGCGGAGTCCATGATCAAGATGGGAAACATCTCTCCGTTGACGGGTTCGAGTGGGGAAATCAGGAAGAGCTGCAGGAAGATTAACTCTTGA
- the LOC106407005 gene encoding transcription factor BEE 2-like isoform X1, producing MDLTGLKWLQQQQQMVSPEFLHILGSDGREELRRVESYLGNNIYDTIDGCISRTSSFQMEPVKNNEDNRVIALRNKRKPEGKTEKREKKKKIKAEDETESSMKGNSNMSNTETSSEFLKQDYIHVRARRGEATDRHSLAERARREKISKKMKCLRDIVPGCNKVTGKAGMLDEIINYVQSLQQQVEFLSMKLSFVNPELEFHINELSSMMVDSRSFPLHQQGSLDYSVINSNQTTSLNALKIETSSNWDVHSQCLYNNLRTDSVSSFFSLNDRSRGDEL from the exons ATGGACTTGACTGGACTTAAATggctgcaacaacaacaacaaatggTTTCACCTGAGTTTCTTCACATACTTGGCTCAGATGGGAGAGAAGAGCTCAGAAGGGTTGAGAGTTACTTGGGAAACAATATTTATGATACTATTGATGGATGCATCTCCAGGACAAGTAGCTTCCAAATGGAACCAGTGAAGAACAATGAAGATAACAGAGTCATTGCCTTGCGGAACAAGAGAAAACCAGAG GGTAAGacagaaaagagagagaagaaaaagaagatcaaAGCAGAGGATGAAACAGAGTCAAGCATGAAAGGAAACTCAAACATGAGCAACACGGAGACATCCTCAGAGTTTCTGAAACAAGATTACATCCATGTGAGAGCTAGAAGAGGTGAAGCCACTGACAGACATAGCTTAGCAGAAAGG GCAAGGAGAGAAAAGATAAGCAAGAAGATGAAATGTCTTCGAGACATTGTTCCTGGATGCAACAAAGTTACTGGTAAAGCCGGTATGCTTGATGAGATCATCAACTACGTCCAATCTCTGCAGCAACAAGTGGAGTTCTTGTCCATGAAACTCTCTTTCGTAAATCCAGAACTTGAGTTTCATATCAATGAATTATCATCCATGATGGTGGATTCAAGGTCTTTTCCATTACACCAACAAGGCTCTCTAGATTACTCAGTCATAAACTCAAACCAAACCACATCTCTCAACGCTCTT AAAATAGAGACATCTTCAAACTGGGATGTTCACTCACAGTGTCTTTACAACAACTTGAGAACTGATTCAGTTTCCAGTTTCTTCAGCCTCAA tgatagAAGCCGAGGGGACGAGCTGTAA